From a region of the Gossypium raimondii isolate GPD5lz chromosome 10, ASM2569854v1, whole genome shotgun sequence genome:
- the LOC105775362 gene encoding wall-associated receptor kinase-like 1 — MEIEKATDYYNENRILGQGGQGTVYKGMLTDGSIVAIKKSKMVEGKNFDEKKVKQFINEVIILSQVNHRNVVKLLGCCLEAEVPLLVYEFIPNGTLYNLIHSQNEEFPLTWEMRLRIAIEIANAVFYLHSAASVPIYHRDVKSSNILLDDKYKAKVSDFGTSRSIALEQTHLTTRVQGTFGYMDPEYFRSSQFTEKSDVYSFGVVLVELLTGQKPIPTKQSEDVRGLVSLFLLSMQGNSLFDIVVNDGPEKEIIEVAKLAKRCLNLNGKKRPTMKRVAMELELIKASKEDNVIEGSSDEESETDDIIESWDDIASYSITESFEIDSETVPLNSSF; from the coding sequence ATGGAGATAGAAAAGGCCACTGATTACTATAATGAGAATCGAATCCTTGGTCAAGGAGGTCAAGGAACTGTTTATAAAGGAATGTTAACAGACGGAAGCATAGTGGCTATTAAGAAGTCTAAAATGGTGGAAGGgaagaattttgatgaaaagaaGGTTAAACAATTCATCAATGAAGTGATAATTTTATCTCAAGTTAACCATAGGAATGTGGTTAAACTTTTAGGGTGTTGTTTAGAAGCCGAAGTTCCATTGCTAGTGTATGAGTTCATCCCAAATGGAACACTTTATAATCTCATTCATAGTCAAAATGAGGAATTTCCATTGACATGGGAAATGCGTTTACGGATTGCAATTGAAATTGCCAATGCTGTGTTTTATTTGCATTCAGCTGCATCTGTTCCTATTTATCACCGAGACGTCAAATCAAGCAACATACTTTTGGATGATAAATACAAGGCAAAAGTGTCAGACTTTGGAACTTCGAGATCAATTGCACTTGAACAAACTCATTTAACAACTCGAGTGCAAGGAACTTTTGGTTACATGGATCCGGAGTACTTTCGATCAAGTCAATTTACAGAGAAAAGTGATGTTTATAGTTTTGGGgttgttcttgttgaacttTTAACTGGACAAAAGCCCATCCCTACAAAACAATCAGAGGATGTGAGAGGCTTGGTATCTCTGTTTCTGCTATCAATGCAGGGGAATTCCTTATTTGACATTGTAGTAAATGATGGCCCAGAAAAAGAGATTATAGAAGTGGCTAAGCTAGCAAAAAGATGCTTGAATCTTAATGGGAAAAAAAGACCCACCATGAAACGAGTGGCAATGGAGCTGGAGTTGATTAAAGCATCAAAAGAAGATAATGTTATTGAGGGAAGTAGTGATGAGGAATCTGAAACAGATGACATAATTGAATCCTGGGACGACATTGCTTCTTATTCAATTACCGAATCATTTGAAATAGATAGCGAAACTGTACCATTaaattcatctttttaa
- the LOC128033911 gene encoding 14 kDa proline-rich protein DC2.15-like, translating into MTSTGPPPPIHLHLRSSTAEGSTQFQNQMYVKFYSFPYTVFIYGQGLQWVTFKLPSFNRINSSKSTDLAAQADPQIIDPNPNPNTPTLTPSARGRCPRDALKLGVCANVLNLVNVTVGSPPVMPCCSLLNGLVNLEAAACLCTAIRANILGINLNIHVSLSLLLNVCSRNVPTGFQCKLSHHFSLHSFSTSLLFVCLVFL; encoded by the exons ATGACCTCCACCGGACCACCACCACCAATCCACCTCCACCTCCGGTCCTCCACGGCTGAAGGCTCCACCCAATTCCAGAATCAGAT GTATGTTAAGTTTTATTCTTTTCCTTACACTGTATTTATATACGGTCAAGGTCTTCAATGG GTAACATTCAAACTTCCCTCTTTCAACCGTAttaattcttcaaaatcaaCTGATTTGGCG GCTCAGGCAGATCCACAAATTATTGATCCAAACCCAAACCCCAACACCCCCACCCTTACTCCATCCGCACGAGGCAGGTGCCCTAGAGATGCCCTCAAATTAGGTGTATGTGCCAATGTGCTTAACTTAGTCAATGTCACCGTTGGTTCACCTCCAGTGATGCCATGCTGTTCCCTTCTCAATGGCCTTGTCAACCTCGAAGCTGCTGCTTGCCTTTGCACTGCTATTAGAGCTAACATCTTAGGCATCAACCTTAACATCCATGTTTCTCTTAGCTTGCTCCTCAACGTTTGTTCAAGGAATGTTCCAACTGGGTTTCAATGCAAATTAAGTCATCACTTTTCCCTCCATTCTTTCTCAACTTCCTTATTGTTTGTgtgtttggtttttttataa
- the LOC105775363 gene encoding zinc finger BED domain-containing protein RICESLEEPER 2-like yields the protein MKVRANRQLLKKTLQRLKSTEPTSIEGSVTPPTSIDSENSGVGASIQTKGTTSGKRKAPPQRSEVWSHFTKFINSEGARSLKFHIGSCKKNPSNVVYTSQGQLVLPRKGVEGGEGNLSTWRFDQEACRKGLAQMILIDELPFKFVESEGFKKFMFVACPRFHIPSRTTMTRDVYQLYLDERVKIKQLLRSSCSRVCLTTDTWTSLQRVNYLCITTHFIDNDWKLNKKILNFCPISSHKGECIGMVIEKCLLNWGIDKLFTVTVDNASSNDVAIGYLRKKFNPRGGLVQNGKYLYMRCMTHIVNLIVVEGLKEMNKSVERVRGLLNMWNSTYLMLDTAQNFERAFKRFEEQDINFTAELERGEGWPSVDDWDNFRNLRDFLEHFYELNSNIDFNVMAIKMKEKYDKYWGDIDKMNLLMFVVCVLDPRQKLKYLEFAFSEMSSSEKACEMKQKLKESLYELFDEYKPPLHSTCSQSSVSTHVSIGEPQ from the exons ATGAAAGTAAGGGCTAATAGGCAACTCTTGAAGAAGACATTGCAGAGATT AAAGTCAACCGAACCAACATCTATTGAGGGTAGTGTTACACCTCCTACTTCGATAGATTCTGAAAATTCAGGGGTTGGAGCTTCAATCCAAACAAAGGGGACTACGTCCGGGAAAAGAAAAGCCCCTCCTCAAAGGTCAGAAGTTTGGTCTCACTTCACTAAGTTTATTAATAGTGAGGGTGCAA GGTCATTGAAATTTCATATTGGTTCATGTAAGAAAAATCCTAGTAATGTTGTTTACACTAGTCAAGGACAACTAGTTTTACCTAGAAAGGGAGTTGAAGGGGGGGAAGGGAATCTTTCAACTTGGAGATTTGATCAAGAAGCATGTAGGAAAGGATTAGCACAAATGATTCTGATTGATGAATTACCTTTCAAGTTTGTTGAGAGTGaaggttttaagaaatttatgtttgtggCATGTCCTAGGTTTCATATTCCTTCACGAACTACTATGACTAGGGATGTTTATCAATTGTATTTAGATGAAAGGGTCAAGATAAAACaacttttgagaagttcttgTTCTAGAGTTTGCTTAACTACTGACACATGGACTTCTTTGCAAagagttaattatttgtgtatcacTACTCACTTTATTGATAAtgattggaaattgaataaaaagattttaaacttttgtccAATTTCTAGTCATAAGGGTGAGTGCATTGGGATGGTAATTGAGAAATGCTTGTTGAATTGGGGGATTGATAAGTTGTTTACTGTTACTGTTGATAATGCAAGTTCAAATGATGTTGCTATTggttatttgagaaagaaatttaaccCTCGAGGTGGTttagttcaaaatggtaaatatcttTATATGAGATGCATGACACAcattgtgaatttgattgttgttgaaggcttaaaggaaatgaataaatCTGTTGAACGTGTTAGGGGGCTGTTAAATAT GTGGAACTCGACCTACTTAATGTTAGACACTGCTCAGAACTTTGAGAGAGCTTTTAAGAGATTTGAGGAGCAAGATATAAACTTTACGGCTGAACTTGAAAGGGGAGAGGGTTGGCCTAGTGTGGATGATTGGGATAATTTTAGAAACTTGAGGGATTTCTTGGAACACTTTTATGAA TTAAATAGTAATATCGATTTCAATGTTATGGCCATCAAGATGAAAGAGAAGTATGATAAGTATTGGGGTGATATTGATAAGATGAATTTGCTCATGtttgttgtttgtgttttagaTCCTAGACAAAAACTAAAGTATCTTGAATTTGCATTTAGTGAAATGTCTAGTTCTGAAAAAGCTTGTGAAATGAAGCAAAAGTTGAAGGAATCTTTGTATGAATTGTTTGATgagtataagcctccacttcATAGTACTTGTAGCCAATCGAGTGTGTCAACACATGTTTCTATTGGTGAACcacaataa
- the LOC105778305 gene encoding wall-associated receptor kinase-like 8 — MGFHLRFYFILLIFLFCPTLQAAEPQQANCGEEVCGNITIPSPFGIHSTCYTLPFFRVTCKQIHNQKKPFIRINGLDLEVLGSFFEDTILIKNPVTYVNCDHKNEVASARVDLTGTPFFFSSDYNNFASVGCGNLVTIFRNEADAFGGCVQTICGDGASESGCSNTISGNFTSTIVNMTAMYPIGKDDRKRCSSAVIFSRLYFREAYPLPIGINIETTHVPTTLSWNSSYCGDAGCAPRPGPISFIGEKSCGNVSFQYPFEIIDQEYPNGWFRVICKKTSNGRTTPFLNINGVNLRILDFSFLYGNVVVNHSITYFNCRKNSNNGMSLNLTGTPFYYSDFDNIFWSSGCGNLATVFDSETGNLVGGCLQPSCRISNETSSVTGCSFNIPHGLTSFSANLSGRVDSSNYSRKRSCGFASLVKSDLYFDLTLESNDFDVNNWTYVPTSLQWSTPISGSCHLRQDLNTTCSSDREYCWQRLSSTHLCVCNKRFGLGDISTYCKGENCGIYVWCHMLCLNTPGNYCSARDCPPEYKYNSTGVRCEPDENISQAPPKNTRSLTMIIIGCSTTIGTIFLLLGLWKMYEVVKRRRNILLKQKYFKRNGGLLLQQHLSRNTSYFETIKMFTSKEIEKATDYYNENRILGQGGQGTVYKGMLTDGSIVAVKKSKMEKGKKFGEKKVEQFINEVIILSQINHRNVVKLLGCCLEAETPLLVYEFIPNGTLYDLIHGQNEELPLTSEMRLRIATEIANALFYLHSAASVSIYHRDVKSSNILLDDKYKAKVSDFGTSRSIALEQTHLTTRVQGTFGYMDPEYFRSNQFTEKSDVYSFGVVLVELLTGEKPVSSKQSDEERSLVSLFLLSMQENSLSDILDSKVANDGPEKEIIAVAKLAKRCLNLNGKKRPTMKQVAMELELIKASEEGNAIEESGDEESDIDDMIESWDINPSCSISRSVTTHSVILSLNESI; from the exons ATGGGTTTCCACTTAAGGTTTTACTTCATACTCCTCATTTTCCTCTTCTGCCCAACGTTACAGGCAGCAGAACCTCAACAAGCTAATTGCGGAGAAGAAGTATGTGGAAACATCACAATTCCATCCCCATTTGGAATCCATAGCACCTGCTATACTCTTCCTTTTTTTAGAGTAACTTGCAAACAGATCCACAATCAGAAAAAGCCTTTCATAAGAATAAATGGCCTCGATCTGGAGGTACTCGGTTCCTTTTTTGAAGACACCATTCTTATAAAAAATCCAGTAACTTACGTTAACTGTGATCATAAAAACGAGGTTGCTAGTGCCAGAGTCGATCTAACAGGCACTCCATTCTTCTTCTCAAGCGACTACAACAATTTCGCGTCTGTAGGCTGCGGAAATTTGGTCACCATTTTCCGTAATGAAGCTGATGCCTTCGGTGGCTGCGTTCAAACAATATGTGGCGACGGCGCTTCAGAATCTGGCTGCTCTAATACAATTTCTGGAAATTTCACTTCCACTATCGTAAACATGACAGCGATGTATCCTATTGGTAAGGATGACAGAAAGAGATGCTCATCTGCTGTCATTTTTAGCAGGCTTTATTTCCGTGAAGCTTATCCTTTACCCATTGGCATCAATATTGAAACCACTCATGTTCCCACAACGCTCAGCTGGAATTCCAGCTATTGTGGTGATGCAG GATGCGCACCAAGACCCGGACCTATCAGCTTCATCGGTGAAAAGTCTTGTGGGAATGTTTCGTTTCAATACCCATTTGAAATAATCGACCAAGAGTATCCCAATGGCTGGTTTAGAGTAATCTGCAAAAAAACATCTAATGGGCGGACCACGCCATTCTTAAACATAAATGGCGTCAATCTTCGAATACTCGACTTCTCATTTTTGTATGGCAACGTTGTGGTGAACCATTCCATAACTTATTTCAATTGTCGCAAAAACAGTAACAATGGGATGAGTCTCAACCTAACGGGCACCCCCTTTTACTACTCAGATTTTGACAACATATTCTGGTCTTCAGGTTGTGGTAATTTGGCCACTGTTTTCGACAGCGAAACAGGTAATCTTGTAGGCGGGTGTTTGCAGCCAAGTTGTAGAATCAGTAATGAGACTTCCTCTGTTACTGGCTGCTCTTTTAATATTCCGCATGGTCTCACTTCTTTCTCTGCAAACTTGAGTGGTAGAGTTGATTCTAGCAATTATAGCCGAAAAAGATCTTGCGGATTTGCTTCCTTGGTAAAATCAGacttgtattttgatttgaCCTTAGAGTCGAATGATTTTGATGTAAATAATTGGACGTATGTTCCAACATCACTGCAATGGAGCACACCCATATCTGGATCGTGCCATTTGAGACAAGATCTAAACACTACTTGTAGTTCCGATCGTGAATATTGTTGGCAACGTTTGAGCTCTACTCATCTATGCGTTTGCAACAAGCGCTTTGGCCTCGGTGATATTTCAACGTATTGCAAAG GAGAGAATTGTGGAATCTATGTTTGGTGTCACATGCTTTGTTTAAATACTCCTGGCAACTATTGTTCGGCACGGGACTGCCCGCCTGAATATAAATACAATAGTACGGGAGTTAGGTGTGAGCCCGATGAGAATATTTCACAAGCGCCGCCAAAAAATACTCGGAGCTTGACCATGATTATTATAG GTTGCAGCACTACTATCGGGACAATATTTCTGCTACTTGGATTATGGAAAATGTACGAAGTggtgaaaagaagaagaaacatcTTGCTGAAGCAGAAATATTTCAAAAGGAATGGAGGTTTGTTACTGCAACAACATTTGTCTAGAAATACAAGTTATTTTGAAACAATAAAAATGTTTACTTCAAAGGAGATAGAAAAAGCCACGGATTACTATAATGAGAATCGAATCCTTGGTCAAGGAGGCCAAGGAACTGTTTACAAAGGAATGTTAACGGATGGAAGCATTGTGGCCGTTAAGAAGTCTAAAatggaaaaaggaaagaaatttgGTGAAAAGAAGGTCGAACAGTTCATCAATGAGGTGATCATTTTATCTCAAATTAACCATAGGAATGTGGTTAAGCTTTTAGGATGTTGTTTAGAGGCTGAAACTCCTTTGTTGGTTTATGAGTTCATTCCAAATGGAACACTTTATGATCTCATTCATGGCCAAAATGAAGAACTTCCATTGACATCGGAAATGCGTTTACGGATTGCCACTGAAATTGCCAATGCTTTGTTCTATTTGCATTCAGCTGCATCTGTTTCTATTTATCACCGAGATGTTAAATCAAGCAACATACTTTTGGATGATAAATACAAGGCAAAAGTGTCGGACTTTGGAACTTCGAGATCAATTGCACTTGAACAAACTCATTTAACAACTCGAGTACAAGGAACATTTGGTTACATGGATCCAGAGTACTTTCGGTCAAATCAATTTACAGAGAAGAGTGATGTTTATAGTTTTGGGGTTGTCCTTGTTGAGCTTTTAACTGGAGAAAAACCCGTCTCCTCAAAACAATCTGATGAAGAGAGAAGCTTGGTATCTCTTTTTCTTCTATCAATGCAGGAGAATTCGTTATCTGATATTCTCGATTCAAAGGTAGCAAATGATGGCCCAGAAAAAGAGATTATAGCAGTGGCTAAATTAGCAAAAAGATGCTTGAACCTTAATGGAAAGAAAAGACCTACCATGAAACAAGTAGCAATGGAGTTAGAGTTGATTAAAGCATCAGAAGAAGGTAATGCTATTGAAGAAAGTGGTGATGAAGAATCTGACATTGATGACATGATTGAATCTTGGGACATCAATCCTTCTTGTTCAATATCTAGGTCAGTTACAACCCACAgcgtaattttatcattaaatgaatcaatttag